A region from the Beduinella massiliensis genome encodes:
- a CDS encoding NAD(P)-dependent oxidoreductase, whose protein sequence is MQAIDCLVTNLNWETHHRQKLEQALPEARIVYIEPGDTQALNAALPEATVAVIMGKPDVRAAKHLKWLHWDAAGLDAIAKPEFIHSGFVITGSAGRSAPALAEHVFYFMLCHAYHVRTVLAAQDAHQWGYPGQPEMKALFSQTIGIVGMGNTGRALAQRAKAFEMEVVAYDRSDVQNPNVDVMLSAERGDSLDELVRRSDFIVMCCALTDQTYHMLGEKQFAMMKPGAVVVNIGRGKTIDEAAMLRALREGRIAGAGLDTFEEEPMKPDNPVWDTPNLLATPHFTPACPDKLGRSLDIVLQNVERFHRGEELMNRLRPEDLFTK, encoded by the coding sequence ATGCAAGCAATCGACTGTCTGGTCACCAATCTGAACTGGGAGACGCACCACAGGCAGAAGCTGGAGCAGGCGCTACCGGAGGCGCGGATTGTCTACATAGAGCCGGGGGATACGCAGGCGCTGAACGCCGCGCTGCCGGAGGCGACGGTGGCCGTCATCATGGGAAAACCCGACGTACGCGCGGCAAAACACCTCAAGTGGCTGCACTGGGACGCGGCCGGACTGGATGCGATCGCTAAACCGGAGTTCATTCACAGCGGTTTTGTCATCACAGGTTCCGCCGGAAGGTCTGCTCCCGCGCTGGCGGAACACGTCTTTTATTTTATGCTGTGCCACGCCTATCATGTGCGTACGGTGTTGGCGGCGCAGGATGCGCATCAATGGGGGTATCCGGGCCAACCGGAGATGAAGGCGCTCTTCTCTCAAACGATCGGTATCGTCGGCATGGGCAACACCGGCCGAGCGCTGGCTCAGCGCGCAAAGGCATTTGAAATGGAGGTGGTCGCCTATGACCGATCCGACGTTCAAAATCCCAATGTGGACGTCATGCTGAGCGCGGAACGGGGCGACAGTCTAGACGAGCTGGTGCGCCGCAGTGATTTTATCGTCATGTGCTGTGCGTTAACCGATCAGACGTACCACATGCTGGGCGAAAAACAGTTCGCGATGATGAAGCCAGGCGCGGTGGTCGTCAACATCGGACGAGGAAAAACCATCGACGAGGCGGCGATGCTGCGTGCCCTGCGTGAGGGACGCATCGCAGGCGCGGGATTGGACACGTTCGAGGAAGAGCCGATGAAGCCGGACAACCCCGTATGGGATACCCCCAACCTGCTGGCGACGCCGCACTTCACGCCTGCATGCCCGGATAAGCTGGGCCGTTCGCTCGACATCGTGCTTCAAAACGTGGAGCGTTTCCACCGCGGCGAGGAACTGATGAATCGCCTGCGTCCGGAGGACCTTTTTACGAAATAG
- a CDS encoding extracellular solute-binding protein — protein sequence MKRNSRILACLIALCMLTALLPLAALAEDANTPTLTIWCAFENNAAKSVSNYADLPLYQELQKRLGVKLVFQHPPTGMEADQFKLLVASKDLPDIIEYDWFTQYPKGPQRAIDDGVIIPLNEYMEAGLTPNLSAKLGDDPELDASVKTYTGNYYVFPFIRDTALMEQKGGGITVRKDVLDSLGLEVPTTIAEWEAAFEKMQQAGFEHPFTAIFKDLHTNDSTWVGAWGIAYGFYQVDGEVRFGQVQPEYRQYLETMARWFEKGYIDPDLLTNDNAALDGKMTSGSAAVTYRSPDSGIGVWTKAMRPANPDVMLVAAPYPTLEKGETRYIAQPNYRYQAAYSAAITTSCKDVELALKVLDYAYSPEGQLLYNFGVEGVSFEYDENGEPQFTDLIKNNPDGLTLKEAMILYCRNTSGGPFEKAVGPIISQRTYQEQLDAPIIWFKSVDWSRSLPRIVYSGEESAEYATIMNEINVLTEEMTVKIMIGDKPLESFDSYVESIEKAGVARAVEIVQTALDRQNGK from the coding sequence ATGAAAAGAAATTCCCGAATCTTGGCATGCCTGATCGCCTTGTGCATGCTGACCGCGTTGCTACCGCTGGCGGCACTGGCGGAGGACGCGAACACGCCCACGTTGACCATCTGGTGCGCGTTTGAGAACAATGCCGCCAAGTCGGTCTCCAACTACGCGGACCTGCCGCTGTATCAGGAACTGCAAAAGCGCCTGGGCGTCAAGCTCGTGTTTCAGCATCCGCCGACGGGCATGGAAGCCGATCAGTTTAAACTTCTCGTCGCTTCCAAGGATCTGCCCGACATCATCGAGTACGACTGGTTCACGCAGTACCCGAAAGGGCCGCAGCGTGCGATCGACGATGGCGTCATCATTCCGCTCAACGAGTACATGGAAGCGGGGCTCACGCCGAATCTGTCCGCAAAGCTGGGGGACGACCCGGAATTGGATGCGAGCGTGAAGACCTACACGGGCAATTACTACGTCTTTCCCTTTATCCGCGACACGGCGCTGATGGAGCAAAAGGGCGGCGGCATTACGGTACGCAAGGACGTGCTCGATTCGCTCGGCCTGGAAGTCCCCACGACGATCGCTGAATGGGAGGCCGCCTTTGAAAAAATGCAGCAGGCCGGTTTTGAACATCCATTCACCGCGATTTTCAAGGATTTGCACACTAACGACTCTACCTGGGTCGGAGCATGGGGCATCGCGTATGGATTCTATCAGGTGGACGGCGAGGTGCGCTTTGGGCAGGTTCAGCCTGAATACAGGCAGTATCTGGAGACCATGGCGCGCTGGTTTGAAAAGGGCTATATCGACCCGGATCTGCTGACGAACGATAATGCGGCACTGGACGGCAAGATGACCTCCGGCAGCGCGGCGGTTACCTATCGCTCTCCTGATTCCGGCATCGGCGTATGGACGAAGGCGATGCGTCCGGCGAACCCCGACGTGATGCTCGTAGCCGCACCTTATCCGACGCTGGAAAAGGGCGAGACGCGATACATCGCACAGCCCAACTATCGCTATCAGGCAGCCTATTCCGCGGCGATCACGACCTCGTGCAAGGACGTCGAACTTGCTTTGAAAGTGCTGGATTATGCCTACAGCCCGGAAGGGCAGCTGCTGTATAACTTCGGCGTCGAAGGCGTGAGCTTTGAATACGACGAGAACGGTGAGCCGCAGTTTACCGATCTCATCAAGAATAATCCGGACGGCCTGACGCTGAAGGAAGCGATGATTCTCTATTGCCGCAATACATCCGGAGGCCCGTTTGAAAAGGCGGTGGGACCGATCATTTCCCAACGGACCTATCAGGAGCAGCTCGACGCGCCGATCATCTGGTTTAAATCGGTGGATTGGAGCCGCTCGTTGCCGCGCATCGTCTACTCTGGTGAGGAATCGGCGGAATACGCCACGATCATGAACGAAATCAACGTGCTGACGGAAGAAATGACCGTCAAGATCATGATCGGAGACAAGCCTCTGGAAAGCTTCGATAGCTACGTGGAGAGCATTGAAAAGGCTGGCGTCGCGCGCGCTGTGGAAATCGTGCAGACAGCGCTGGATCGCCAGAACGGAAAGTAA
- a CDS encoding ABC transporter permease, translating into MQARTSFIRRVQKDYKRNKYLILMLLPLVVYYIVFHYAPMYGTLIAFKDYSPRLGVWGSKWVGLKNFTVFFNSSQFERVLTNTLKLSFYQILFGFPAPLLLALALNEIRCAPFKRTVQTISYMPHFISVMVLCGMLVDFCNTKGILTQLVSFLTGQPPKNLLLRPELFRTIYVTSGIWQEIGFGSIIYLSALSGIDPMLYEAATIDGATRRQQLLHVTIPGIATTVTVMFLLRIGRMMNVGYEKVILLYNASTYETAEIISTYVYKRGLLDMDYSLGAAVDLFNSAINLVLLVSFNALSKRLTDNGLF; encoded by the coding sequence TTGCAGGCACGCACGTCCTTTATCAGGCGCGTTCAAAAGGACTATAAGCGCAACAAATATCTGATCCTCATGCTGCTGCCCCTCGTCGTTTACTACATCGTGTTTCATTACGCGCCGATGTATGGAACGTTGATCGCGTTCAAGGATTACTCGCCGCGTCTGGGTGTATGGGGTAGCAAGTGGGTTGGACTCAAAAATTTTACGGTCTTCTTCAACAGTTCGCAGTTTGAGCGCGTGCTTACCAATACGCTGAAACTGAGCTTCTATCAAATTCTCTTCGGGTTCCCGGCCCCGCTGCTGCTGGCCCTGGCGCTCAACGAAATTCGTTGCGCTCCCTTCAAACGCACTGTTCAGACGATCAGCTATATGCCCCATTTTATCTCGGTGATGGTGCTTTGCGGCATGCTGGTAGACTTTTGCAACACAAAGGGCATTTTAACCCAGCTTGTCTCGTTCCTTACGGGGCAGCCGCCCAAGAATCTGCTGCTCCGGCCGGAACTGTTTCGAACGATTTATGTCACCAGCGGCATTTGGCAGGAAATTGGGTTTGGTTCGATCATCTACCTGAGCGCGCTGTCTGGCATCGACCCGATGCTCTACGAGGCAGCCACGATCGACGGGGCAACGCGGCGCCAACAACTGCTGCATGTCACGATCCCCGGCATCGCCACGACGGTGACGGTGATGTTCCTGCTGCGCATTGGCCGCATGATGAACGTAGGCTACGAAAAGGTCATCCTCCTGTACAATGCGAGTACCTACGAAACGGCGGAGATCATCTCGACCTACGTATACAAGCGTGGCCTGTTGGACATGGACTACAGCCTGGGCGCTGCGGTGGATCTGTTCAATTCTGCCATCAATCTGGTGCTTCTGGTGAGTTTTAACGCGCTGAGCAAGCGCCTCACGGATAACGGCCTGTTCTGA
- a CDS encoding carbohydrate ABC transporter permease yields MKYRKSGGEIAAQAALYILLTALAIVTFYPMWHVLMASISDGNKIVQHTGLLFAPEGFSVAAYKIVLQNSSIITGYLNTFFYVIVGTTLNLVLTTLGAYVLSRRNFLWRTPAMMMILFTMFFSGGMIPTFLLVEGLGLVDSRLALILPMAVNTYNLVIMRTSFAAVPESLEESAKIEGANDLVVLLHIFIPVSGSVIAVMVLYYAVAHWNSWFPALLYLRTRALYPLQLILREILIMNSMDSMRENIDFGDLDRVTDTIKYATIVVATLPILLLYPFLQKYFVKGVMIGAVKG; encoded by the coding sequence ATGAAGTACAGGAAGAGCGGCGGGGAGATAGCCGCGCAGGCGGCGCTCTACATCCTGCTGACCGCGCTAGCGATTGTGACGTTTTATCCCATGTGGCACGTCCTCATGGCCTCTATCAGTGACGGCAATAAAATTGTACAACACACCGGACTGCTCTTTGCGCCGGAGGGGTTCAGCGTTGCGGCCTATAAGATTGTGCTGCAGAATTCTTCCATCATCACCGGCTATCTCAACACCTTTTTCTACGTGATCGTGGGGACGACGCTGAACCTGGTGCTTACGACGCTGGGTGCTTATGTGCTCTCTCGCAGAAACTTTCTGTGGCGCACGCCGGCAATGATGATGATTCTCTTCACGATGTTCTTTTCTGGCGGTATGATACCGACCTTTCTGTTGGTAGAGGGCCTGGGACTGGTGGATTCGAGGCTGGCCCTGATCCTTCCCATGGCCGTCAACACGTACAATCTCGTCATTATGCGCACCTCGTTTGCCGCTGTGCCGGAGAGCCTGGAGGAATCCGCCAAGATTGAGGGCGCAAACGACCTGGTCGTGCTGCTGCACATCTTCATCCCGGTATCCGGCAGCGTTATCGCGGTCATGGTGCTCTATTATGCAGTCGCCCACTGGAACAGCTGGTTTCCGGCGCTGCTGTACCTGCGCACGCGTGCGCTGTACCCCTTGCAGTTGATCCTGCGCGAGATCCTCATCATGAACTCGATGGACAGCATGCGGGAAAACATCGACTTTGGCGATTTGGATCGCGTAACGGATACAATCAAGTATGCGACCATCGTGGTGGCGACGCTTCCGATTCTGTTGCTGTACCCGTTCCTGCAGAAGTATTTTGTAAAGGGCGTCATGATCGGGGCCGTAAAGGGATAA
- a CDS encoding AraC family transcriptional regulator translates to MKRKDVRTRLRWRQIARWIAVYLLVVLLIVAVVGIISVVAINAITQSARGEQREKMLHARASVDAVLEDTENALLLLSNDDYLVALSDKQLPYTPSQLYMLYDFNRAFGQHMLAHSTWDCLYAYFGKGDFVLEGGAKRTLADVHGMLDYALTQEEWVRLMESTGEPVYRCLASAKDPDRYYVEYWYPMIGHSREEPLGAIVVRLDDRVLTERMAALKWYRDEYVLAVDGEGRIVLSSDAATEETARILDTLAPALLSGETSAGINGRFSVGVAPSEVNDWCYVSILPDDFLIANSHYNARIAQALCLMVLVVGVLLSVAAALLRFRPLGRLYELAEMAGDEPPHEEKNAYSYLEKSMTSMLEKNREAQRRLRRQNQLVRNDLLIRLITGNLRSVAALEDILFSNGISFVSERFIVLVLGFENEQELFFGESDGGETEQMARFITGNVFEELFAQTYNAFFFEYAGLNVGLINLNAQQNGESTLEVRALYEQGRQVIREHFGLQVTCAQSGLHTGYAGIAQAYGQALEVLEYQQLVGRSPDGFVCYEDVAQEEVRGSGAFSVDAQIRFMQSVKAGNLDQARGIMSREIEDARKRAPFDLERSRCFMFAVMNALLEAVDEIGENVGEDFFERIRPTERLLRCNSIANMRQQMEAILSEASEYIRRKRKDHGDQVVQQVMDHVHLRYMDVNINVSSIADEMGMSISGLSRLFKKKTGQGLLDYIVQVRMEAAKRLLADTGCTLTEIAEQVGLINANTLIRTFKRYTGQTPGKYKQENRKKQKVEEQ, encoded by the coding sequence ATGAAGCGAAAGGACGTGCGCACCCGGCTGAGGTGGCGGCAAATTGCCCGCTGGATTGCGGTATACCTTCTGGTTGTGCTGCTGATCGTCGCGGTGGTGGGCATCATCAGTGTCGTTGCGATCAACGCCATCACACAGTCCGCCCGCGGGGAACAGCGTGAGAAAATGCTGCACGCCCGAGCAAGCGTCGACGCTGTGCTGGAGGATACGGAAAACGCGCTGCTGTTGCTTTCCAACGACGATTATCTCGTCGCGCTTTCCGATAAACAGCTTCCCTACACCCCTTCGCAGTTGTACATGCTCTACGATTTCAACCGCGCGTTCGGCCAGCACATGCTCGCACACAGCACATGGGATTGCTTGTACGCCTACTTCGGCAAGGGCGACTTTGTACTTGAAGGCGGCGCTAAGCGTACACTCGCAGATGTGCATGGGATGCTGGATTACGCACTGACACAGGAGGAATGGGTTCGCCTGATGGAAAGTACGGGCGAACCAGTATACCGCTGTCTTGCTTCCGCGAAGGATCCTGACCGCTATTATGTGGAGTACTGGTACCCGATGATCGGGCATTCCCGGGAGGAACCGCTGGGAGCGATTGTGGTTCGTCTGGACGACCGGGTATTGACGGAGCGTATGGCCGCGCTCAAGTGGTACCGTGACGAGTACGTGCTCGCCGTGGACGGAGAAGGCAGGATCGTCCTATCCAGTGACGCAGCCACGGAAGAAACCGCGCGGATATTGGATACGTTGGCACCTGCCCTTCTCAGCGGGGAAACATCGGCAGGGATTAACGGTCGATTCAGCGTAGGCGTCGCGCCTTCGGAGGTCAACGATTGGTGCTACGTCTCCATCCTTCCAGATGACTTTTTGATCGCCAACTCCCATTACAATGCGCGCATTGCCCAGGCGCTATGCCTGATGGTGCTGGTGGTGGGCGTATTGCTCAGCGTCGCCGCAGCGCTGCTGCGCTTCAGGCCGCTGGGCAGACTGTACGAGCTCGCCGAAATGGCGGGCGACGAACCGCCGCATGAGGAGAAAAATGCGTATAGCTACCTGGAAAAGTCAATGACGTCCATGCTGGAAAAGAACCGAGAAGCCCAACGCAGGCTGCGCAGACAAAATCAGCTCGTGAGAAACGACCTGCTGATCCGCCTGATTACTGGAAACCTCCGCAGTGTCGCGGCATTGGAGGACATTCTCTTCTCGAACGGCATCAGCTTTGTTTCCGAACGATTTATCGTTCTGGTGTTGGGCTTTGAGAACGAACAAGAACTTTTTTTCGGGGAGAGCGATGGCGGAGAGACGGAACAGATGGCGCGGTTTATTACCGGAAACGTGTTTGAGGAGCTCTTCGCGCAGACGTACAACGCGTTTTTCTTCGAGTATGCGGGGCTGAACGTAGGTCTGATCAACCTCAACGCGCAGCAGAATGGAGAATCCACATTAGAAGTACGTGCGCTGTACGAACAGGGCAGGCAGGTCATCCGAGAACACTTCGGTCTGCAGGTCACCTGTGCACAAAGCGGGTTGCACACCGGATATGCGGGCATCGCGCAGGCGTATGGCCAGGCGCTGGAGGTGCTGGAGTATCAGCAGCTTGTGGGCAGATCGCCGGACGGTTTCGTTTGCTATGAGGACGTTGCTCAAGAGGAGGTGCGGGGCAGCGGCGCTTTCAGCGTGGACGCACAGATTCGCTTCATGCAGAGCGTGAAAGCCGGAAATCTGGATCAGGCGCGGGGAATTATGTCGCGCGAGATAGAGGACGCGCGAAAGCGGGCGCCTTTTGACCTGGAGCGTTCCCGCTGCTTCATGTTTGCGGTGATGAATGCCCTGCTGGAGGCGGTAGATGAGATCGGAGAGAACGTAGGAGAAGATTTCTTTGAACGCATCCGGCCGACGGAACGGCTGCTCAGGTGTAATTCGATCGCTAACATGCGTCAGCAGATGGAGGCAATTCTGAGCGAAGCCAGTGAGTACATCCGGCGCAAGCGCAAAGATCACGGTGACCAGGTCGTGCAGCAGGTGATGGATCATGTACACTTGCGTTATATGGACGTCAACATAAACGTATCGAGCATCGCGGACGAGATGGGAATGTCCATCTCAGGCTTAAGCAGGCTGTTCAAAAAAAAGACGGGACAGGGACTGCTCGACTACATCGTGCAGGTGCGTATGGAGGCAGCCAAACGCCTGCTGGCCGATACGGGCTGCACGCTGACGGAAATTGCCGAACAGGTTGGCCTCATCAACGCCAATACGCTCATCCGCACGTTCAAGCGCTATACGGGGCAGACCCCGGGTAAATACAAGCAGGAGAACAGGAAAAAGCAGAAAGTGGAGGAACAATAG
- a CDS encoding YhcH/YjgK/YiaL family protein, with the protein MIVDKVENIARYALMIRDCDKLVAFLEKNDLTALAPGRYVPEESDITVSLFEYETKIGDKTRWETHHEHMDIHFVVKGCEEVAWIPAQHVTESTEYVAERDVEFFADDAQGSRVLVEEGYFCLVMPEDAHKPALAPQDAIRHGKKAVVKVAVN; encoded by the coding sequence ATGATTGTTGACAAGGTGGAGAATATTGCCCGCTACGCGCTGATGATCAGAGATTGCGACAAGCTGGTCGCTTTCCTTGAGAAGAATGACCTGACCGCGCTTGCACCCGGTCGCTACGTGCCGGAAGAATCGGACATTACGGTATCGCTCTTTGAGTACGAGACCAAGATTGGTGACAAGACGCGCTGGGAAACGCATCATGAGCATATGGACATTCATTTCGTCGTGAAGGGCTGCGAAGAAGTCGCCTGGATTCCCGCGCAGCACGTAACGGAATCCACCGAATACGTTGCGGAGCGCGACGTGGAATTTTTCGCGGATGATGCGCAGGGCTCTCGCGTACTGGTAGAGGAAGGCTACTTTTGCCTCGTCATGCCCGAGGACGCGCACAAGCCGGCGCTTGCACCGCAGGATGCGATACGCCACGGGAAGAAGGCAGTCGTGAAGGTCGCGGTGAATTGA
- a CDS encoding beta-galactosidase trimerization domain-containing protein, which translates to MGNWWEDYAWRQVQTNLREIDMADIDADRYVRELRALGATVAMINAGGILASYETDLPFHQQSEYLTGDSLRRVIDACHAADIRVVMRTDFSKMRRAVFEEHPDWAYRTIDGKIVDYNGDVHACVCGGFQQKAALEILREIVTKLPADGLFINMSGFQTRDYSYREYGICHCEACRQAFRAYAGMELPASADMKDPAYRRYRAFQRHVLEEQESRIVRMVREINPQIAINGTDFFRMESNTEYGRPLPHWQYSASSNTRCLRGIPGGRTVSNTSVDFIGFYYRHVAVSAALQKLRLWQDLANLGGLDYYLIGRLDNHEDRSGFEAVQAVFHFAREHETDYRGLRSCADVLVLRSHAWGDGSEERGWIRALTESHVLFDEALEADILAYPLDKYRVVVVPGIEVLSRAATQKLDDFAERGGCVIVSGNAARYDEAFETYERLPLRCLGIRRELGRREDMLSAMFRLSGADKTAFSAFEQSDLVCFGECYHYCEYEDTAHAYMRLIPPHPYGPPERCYYTQVTNFPGVTANTCGAGKGIYIPWSIGTLYYREGYENTLWVLQGVLERLAGLKSAAPGLSPMVEVTAAARTDGSGLLIQLVNASGHFGTSFFPPLPVECVRVRIPCSQRMKRAESLIDGRTVSFKQDEDMVWLEIGPINEFEAVKVEMEQAAER; encoded by the coding sequence ATGGGAAATTGGTGGGAAGACTATGCGTGGCGGCAGGTGCAAACGAATCTACGGGAAATCGATATGGCGGATATCGACGCGGATCGGTACGTGAGGGAGCTGCGCGCATTGGGGGCCACGGTCGCGATGATCAATGCGGGCGGCATTCTGGCCAGCTATGAGACGGATTTGCCCTTTCACCAGCAAAGCGAGTATTTGACCGGTGATTCGCTGCGCAGGGTTATCGATGCCTGCCACGCTGCGGACATCAGGGTGGTGATGCGCACCGACTTTTCAAAGATGCGAAGGGCCGTATTTGAAGAGCACCCCGATTGGGCGTATCGGACGATCGACGGAAAGATCGTAGACTACAACGGGGACGTGCATGCCTGCGTCTGCGGAGGATTTCAGCAAAAAGCGGCCCTTGAAATCCTCCGCGAAATCGTGACGAAGCTGCCAGCGGACGGGCTCTTTATCAACATGAGCGGATTCCAGACGCGGGATTACAGCTATCGGGAGTACGGCATTTGCCATTGCGAGGCGTGCCGGCAAGCGTTCCGTGCTTATGCGGGGATGGAATTGCCCGCGAGTGCGGACATGAAAGACCCTGCCTATCGCCGCTATCGGGCCTTTCAGCGGCACGTCCTGGAGGAGCAGGAGAGCAGGATCGTTCGGATGGTGCGGGAGATAAATCCGCAGATCGCAATAAACGGAACGGATTTCTTTCGGATGGAATCGAACACCGAATACGGCCGCCCATTGCCGCATTGGCAATACAGCGCATCCTCCAATACGCGCTGTCTGCGGGGGATACCCGGAGGACGTACGGTGAGCAATACCTCGGTGGATTTCATTGGGTTTTACTACCGGCATGTGGCGGTGAGCGCTGCCCTGCAAAAGCTCAGGCTTTGGCAGGACTTAGCGAATCTGGGAGGGCTGGACTACTACCTGATCGGTCGTCTGGACAACCACGAGGATCGTTCGGGTTTCGAGGCCGTCCAAGCGGTATTTCACTTTGCACGCGAGCACGAGACGGACTATCGCGGCCTGCGCTCATGCGCGGATGTTCTGGTGCTTCGCAGCCACGCCTGGGGCGATGGATCAGAGGAACGAGGATGGATTCGCGCGCTGACCGAGAGCCACGTGCTCTTCGATGAGGCGCTTGAAGCCGATATTCTCGCTTATCCCCTCGACAAGTACCGCGTTGTCGTCGTGCCAGGCATCGAGGTGCTCAGCCGGGCGGCGACGCAAAAGCTGGATGACTTCGCAGAGCGCGGTGGGTGCGTCATCGTCAGCGGAAACGCGGCGCGCTACGACGAAGCATTCGAGACGTACGAGCGCCTACCGCTGCGCTGCCTGGGCATTCGTCGGGAACTGGGGCGCAGGGAGGACATGCTGTCCGCCATGTTCAGGCTATCGGGAGCGGACAAGACGGCGTTTTCGGCATTTGAACAGAGCGACCTCGTCTGCTTCGGCGAGTGCTATCACTATTGCGAGTACGAGGATACCGCGCACGCGTACATGCGCTTGATTCCACCGCATCCCTACGGGCCGCCGGAACGCTGCTATTACACGCAGGTAACGAATTTTCCGGGCGTGACGGCCAATACCTGCGGTGCGGGAAAGGGGATTTACATTCCCTGGAGCATTGGGACGCTATACTACAGAGAAGGCTATGAAAATACCCTTTGGGTCTTGCAGGGTGTACTAGAGAGGTTGGCGGGTTTAAAAAGCGCGGCACCGGGACTTTCTCCGATGGTGGAGGTTACTGCCGCAGCCCGAACGGATGGTTCGGGGTTGCTGATACAACTGGTGAATGCGAGCGGGCACTTTGGTACGTCTTTTTTTCCTCCGTTGCCGGTAGAGTGCGTCCGAGTCAGGATTCCCTGTTCTCAGCGTATGAAACGAGCCGAAAGCCTGATAGATGGGCGCACGGTTTCTTTCAAGCAGGATGAAGATATGGTTTGGTTGGAAATCGGCCCTATAAATGAATTCGAGGCTGTAAAGGTGGAAATGGAACAGGCAGCGGAAAGATGA